A window of Rhododendron vialii isolate Sample 1 chromosome 11a, ASM3025357v1 contains these coding sequences:
- the LOC131306864 gene encoding uncharacterized protein LOC131306864 → MFIIPYYSLLDPNSQQRRAKGRGFARPYVGWGTGAKLEVKLNKDNQPIGNTTGPLQSQLGILARNATLAPLTFTDWRAPELYPYKERIWAEVRENTTAPDAYKHNCLMSVGKKWKDWKDELKRSTYNLYDNDEDRLANCLNRVDPDQWRVLVKFWGTKTAKRRSKTNYKSRHEQKMGHTSGRKGHCHVRDELTQIKDGVVVEPDRIQVFIKTHTKKDAQPVDEVSALAIRLLNEGASQIPESSESPALREELFTNVLKPDKNGRVCTYGLGPCPSQVFGTRYTQSHEQRVKDQLRKELRVELGAELRAELGAELRAELRQEVLKDVSDEITQLKNQYATMAACMKSVGHLLPPPPNGAGHGDGDHTASLMEHNGQVDRT, encoded by the exons ATGTTCATTATTCCATATTATTCTTTACTAGATCCCAACTCGCAACAACGGAGAGCCAAGGGGAGAGGCTTTGCTCGTCCATATGTTGGTTGGGGTACAGGAGCGAAGTTAGAAGttaaattgaataaagacaaccaaCCGATAGGTAACACGACAGGTCCCTTACAAAGTCAACTTGGCATCTTAGCAAGAAATGCAACTTTAGCACCCTTAACTTTTACTGATTGGAGGGCTCCGGAGCTATATCCATACAAGGAACGCATATGGGCAGaggttagg GAAAATACAACCGCACCAGATGCTTATAAGCATAATTGTTTGATGTCCGTTGGAAAGAAATGGAAGGATTGGAAAGATGAGCTGAAAAGAAGTACTTATAACTTATATGATAATGATGAAGACCGTTTGGCGAATTGTCTGAATAGGGTCGATCCTGATCAATGGAGAGTTCTTGTGAAATTTTGGGGCACTAAAACAGCCAAG AGACGCAGTAAAACCAACTATAAAAGCAGACACGAACAGAAAATGGGACACACGAGTGGGAGGAAGGGCCATTGTCATGTAAGGGATGAG TTGACACAGATTAAGGATGGAGTAGTTGTAGAGCCCGATCGTATACAGGTATTTATTAAGACTCATACGAAGAAAGATGCACAACCAGTTGATGAAGTATCAGCTTTGGCGATA cgTCTTCTTAATGAGGGAGCCTCTCAGATTCCTGAGTCCTCAGAGTCACCTGCTTTACGGGAGGAGTTATTCACTAACGTACTAAAACCAGATAAGAATGGACGTGTGTGTACGTATGGCCTGGGTCCTTGTCCGAGTCAAGTGTTTGGGACCAGATATACACAATCTCATGAGCAGCGTGTCAAGGATCAGTTGCGTAAGGAGTTGCGTGTTGAGTTGGGTGCAGAGTTGCGTGCTGAGTTGGGTGCTGAGTTGCGTGCAGAGTTGCGACAAGAGGTGCTAAAAGACGTAAGTGATGAAATCACTCAATTGAAGAACCAATATGCAACCATGGCAGCTTGTATGAAAAGTGTAGGACACCTTTTGCCGCCACCACCAAATGGAGCTGGACATGGGGATGGAGACCACACAGCGTCATTAATGGAGCACAATGGACAG GTTGATAGGACGTAG
- the LOC131308517 gene encoding uncharacterized protein LOC131308517 translates to MLQGSILPRDARAITGLTEDITAEIAQALFNAGARALAINDRCKKQEEENDKLARELAQKEEDLKLARETCDLYLAVFQRCDRERVEAEARAAKAEEDANTLRVTRATEVDFARKRGYDEGWDAAGVEYKK, encoded by the exons ATGCTCCAAGGAAGCATTCTTCCAAGGGACGCCCGGGCTATCACCGGCTTGACCGAGGACATTACGGCCGAGATAGCTCAGGCCCTCTTCAAT GCTGGAGCTCGGGCATTGGCTATCAATGACCGATGCAAAAAGCAGGAAGAGGAGAACGACAAGCTTGCTCGGGAGCTGGCTCAGAAGGAGGAAGACCTCAAGCTGGCTCGGGAGACTTGCGATCTTTACCTGGCGGTCTTCCAAAGATGCGACAGGGAGAGAGTGGAGGCAGAGGCCAGAgccgccaaggccgaggaggatgccaaTACACTGCGAGTCACCCGGGCCACAGAGGTTGACTTTGCGAGGAAGAGGGGCTATGATGAAGGTTGGGATGCAGCCGGAGTAGAATACAAGAAATAG
- the LOC131308518 gene encoding uncharacterized protein LOC131308518: MFRMRATILMGTINDFLALAMLSGWSTKGALACPSCNVETQSLWLKNFRKYCYMGHRRFLDQGHNFRKDAISFDGTIETRTRPLHLSGADIFKQVQFIQNNFGKGEERGRTAPKKRRVHADDGISANTMEQGVEHNWKKRSIFFDLEYWVDILIRHNIDLMHTEKNVLENILGTLLNILGKTKDNLKARQDLKVMRIRTALHPQQRPGGKVFLPPASFTMSKEQKHVFCKVLKNVKVPDGYSSNISCRVNLKDTTISGLKSHDCHILMQQLSPLAARRALPRHVCEALIELSTFFRRLCSKVMDPNDFEDLKKQIALTLCRLEKIFPPSFFDIMEHLPIHLAEQASVAGPVYYRWMYPIERYLLTLKKYVRNMSHPEGSIAEGYLTEQCLTFCARYLHDVETKLSRPIRNYDGEHGGRGLRKGKLFELDNIAWVQAHRYVLANSDVVAPFRE, from the exons ATGTTTCGTATGCGAGCGACAATATTGATGGGAACTATAAATGATTTTCTAGCGTTAGCGATGCTATCTGGTTGGAGCACAAAAGGAGCACTAGCTTGTCCTTCTTGCAATGTGGAAACTCAATCTCTATGGTTGAAGAACTTTAGGAAGTATTGCTATATGGGCCATAGACGTTTCTTGGATCAAGGACATAACTTTCGGAAAGATGCCATATCTTTTGATGGAACTATTGAAACTAGAACAAGGCCACTTCATTTGTCAGGTGCTGATATTTTTAAACAAGTTCAATTCATTCAGAATAATTTTGGGAAGGGTGAAGAAAGGGGGAGAACTGCACCTAAAAAGAGACGAGTACATGCTGATGATGGAATAAGTGCCAACACTATGGAGCAAGGAGTAGAACATAATTGGAAAAAGAGaagtatattttttgacttAGAGTATTGGGTGGATATTTTGATTCGCCACAATATTGACCTGATGCATACTGAGAAGAATGTATTGGAAAACATACTTGGGACACTACTCAATATTTTGGGGAAAACAAAGGACAATCTAAAGGCTCGACAAGACCTAAAGGTCATGCGTATACGCACGGCACTCCATCCTCAACAACGGCCTGGTGGGAAAGTCTTTTTACCTCCTGCTTCTTTCACAATGAGTAAAGAACAGAAACATGTATTTTGCAAAgtgttgaaaaatgttaaaGTCCCTGACGGCTACTCCTCTAATATTTCATGCCGTGTAAACCTTAAAGACACAACTATTTCAGGGTTGAAGAGCCATGATTGTCATATTCTTATGCAACAGCTATCGCCATTGGCTGCAAGGAGGGCATTGCCTAGACATGTTTGTGAAGCCTTAATTGAGTTGAGTACTTTTTTTAGACGGTTATGCTCCAAAGTAATGGATCCAAATGACTTTGAGGATCTTAAAAAGCAAATTGCATTGACTCTTTGCCGTCTTGAAAAGATTTTTCCACCTTCATTTTTTGATATAATGGAGCATTTACCCATTCATTTAGCGGAACAAGCAAGTGTCGCTGGACCAGTATATTATCGATGGATGTACCCCATTGAAAG GTATTTGCTTACACTCAAGAAGTACGTGCGTAATATGAGCCATCCAGAGGGATCTATTGCAGAAGGTTATTTGACAGAACAATGCTTAACATTTTGCGCACGGTACTTGCATGATGTTGAGACAAAGTTAAGTCGACCAATACGAAACTACGATGGTGAGCATGGAGGTCGTGGtttaaggaaaggaaaattgttTGAGCTTGATAACATTGCTTGGGTGCAAGCACATAGATATGTCCTAGCCAATTCTGATGTCGTAGCCCCATTCCGGGAGTAA